aatatctgcacgcaaggtgcagaggtgtagtacgagtacaaccgaccccatgtactcaataagtaacaaatttaaccttagattgaaagtagtgacgagcttgtaccaaggtcagagtccaactccaataaccaacaacagttcataacaacataaagcaagtaataaaagaagtatctcaaagaataaatgctcagctaaatcatgatttctgaaaatagttctgcctttcaagtgtatcactGAAAATCCCAATTCTTTTACCGAACTTGCCAAAAATATAAGTAaatttgaaaacagtaattctcccaaaaattctttcaacaataaataagatatttcattttctttccagatagctagtggaaaaatgcatcactatgctcgtaggccaacatgtgtgagaagtcatgaatgacatgataccgtacagtatgagaaaaatacatctctatgcctgtatgtcatgtgtgcatgtcaatgcaatgtatctcagagatgaactcatgtactcgcactctcggagtactcaatctcactatctcacacattccactcatcatgctcaatcactcggtaatGTATATGGCCAATTCGGCCcaaagatccatcccagaatatacacatcaactgatcatcagtcactcagtaccgagtagagccaatccagcccgtggagaagatccatctccaggtataaaatgcttcagataagatccatgtccagggaagatccatcccttaataatatcaaccgcgctcactgggggtgtgtgcagactctagaggggctctttcagcctaagcgctatcataaatcagtataaccactacggcgtgcagcccgatccaataaatgtcactcataatcaggcactcagcctcactcagtcatcaatctctccagtctctctctcacgggcacacagtatcatgaaactagcccgaaaataatgatatactgtatcaataaataacaacagagactgagatataatatgcaatgaatgaatatgactgagtatgacattgcaatgtaaacaaataactcaacagtagtaATGACCTGAATGGGTCCCaatagaataagcatgtagcctagacatggcttctaacattaatcacagctcgataaatttagtacgtagagatttcatgattacagataagtttaggtaactatacagtaccacagaaataacggagtcatagttcacacgatgcacgcccacacgcccgtcacctagcatgtgcgttacctcaacaccaaacatataacacgtatattcagggttcataccctcagctccaagattagaagagttacttacctcgagcaaTACGAATCCAAATACTGAGCAAGCCaggcgatgctccaaaaatgccatcccgcgcgttccgacctccgaacggctcgaaactaaccaaaaataactcaagtacatcaaataatgctaaaggaaccaatcccgatcgaaaaagatcaaatcttgaatcaaaagcccaaaatcggccaaaagcccaaccctggcctgcacctcggaacctgacaaaatttataaaatccaacagcccattcaattacgagtccaaccatactagtttcactcaaatccgactctaaatcgattttgaaaactcaaaattccacgttatgaaactttaggccaaaaccccgaATTTCCTCTTTGaaaatcatcaaccaaaagctagaatcaaaggtagattcatgaaatataaccaaaaccgagtagagaataattaccccaattcatatggtgaaatttgcttcaaatattacctcaatccgagctccatagctccaaaaatgcaaaaatggtcgAAAtccccgaaatagagtactttatacttctgcccaggcatccttttacgcgaacgcgggaagttcatcgcgttcgcgatgaacaaaaatacACTGCCACCAAAAGCACTATGCGTTCATGATacaaagcttcgcgaacgcaactcACCTTTCGCGATCACGTTGAAGAATTCTCCAACTCCCAGCTGCCaaacctcaacactacgcgaacgcatagcaATGGACGCGGACGCGAAGACAAAAATCTTCAACCCAGTGCGAACGTGACCTCAGAagcgtgaacgcgaagaacaaatagttCCACTGACCAaacacctttcgcgatcgcggctacaccttcgcgatcgcgaagaacgccagaagcaacaggtaacagcagaaaaaccagcaatgcaaaGCCATTTGAAATGATCCGAAATACGTCCGAAATTCaaccgagccccccgggaccccgtccgaacataccaacatgttccataacacaatacgggcctactcgaggcctcaaaacacacataacaacatcaaaacaatgaatcatacctcaaatcgaaatctataaactttgaacttttcaacttcaataactcgtgccgaaacatagcaaatcaacccggaatgaacccaaattttgtacacaagtcccaaatgacaaaacaaagCTATTTTAATTCCCGAAATtacaatctgaatccgatatcaaaaagttcactcccggtcaaacttttcaaaaatccaacatccgccatttcaagccaaattccactacagaactccaaatcacaatccgaacgcgcttctaagtctaaaatcacccaacggacctactagaaccatcaaaactccgttccgggttcaaattcataaaaaatcaaacttggtcaactctccccaattaaagcttcaataatgaaatccattcttccaattcgattccgaataacctgaaaatcaaaaccgttgattcacataagtcataatacatcatacgaagctaatcATACCCGTAAACTACCAAGCAAAGTGCAAagtctcaaaacgaccgattgggtcgttacaacaaTGCTGCATACATTTGGTTcttcaagaaaatgagaaaagcAATTGAAGTTCGTCATGAACTGGTTTTCTTATCAGATAGAAACCAATCGATCGCAAATGGGATTAGAAAAATTTATCCTGAAGCTCGCCATGATATCTTCCTCTATCACTTTGAGAAGAATTTAAAGCAAAGACATGCAAAAAGTACGgtaataaatctttttcaaagcGCTGCAAGGTCATACAGACGTGAAGATTTTAATCAGTTAATGTCCCAAATCAAAAGTGTTTACAAGAAAATATACAATTACATAATGGAAGAGCCGCCAGAGAGATGGGCTCGATCGTGGTTCCCACGGCGACGTTATGATATGCTGACAACAAACATGGTAGAATCAATGAATCCCGTGTTACTAAAAGCGAGAGAAATGCCTGTTTTAAGAATGTTAGATTTCATCCAAGAAAAGTTGGAAGAGTGGATTTACGAACGGAGAAAAAAAGCACATGAAACTTTTCACAAAGTATCAATATGGACATAAGAAGAGATGAATAAAAAGATGGACTTGGCTTGCAAAATATTTGTAAGTATATTTATTAACTTCAGAATTTACTTCAGCGTATTTTCTCTAAAGTAATTAACTAATGCATAATCACTTCACCTTTTAATATCTGCTGCAGTGATTTACTGCTTACACATAAAAAAACTTCatactttttctttttgaagCAATAATACACTAATATagtttttctacttttttattcCTTCTTAGGTGTTCAACCTTGATTTAATATTTTTTAGAATAAATAGTCATGGAATGGAATTCATTGTGGACTTAAAGAAGAGAACTTGTAACTGCTTGGAATTCCAACTTGATGAATTGCCCTGTCCACACGCAATTGCTGCTATCAATAAGAGATATTTGCAGAAATATGATTACTGATCAAAATGGTATTCAAGGGAAACATGGTTCAAAATATATGAAGGACATGTCAATACTGTGGGAGATCAAAATTCATGGAATATACCACAAAATGTAGAATCTGAAATCAGAAAATCTCCTGATGTAGAGATTCTACAAGGAAGAAGACAAAAGAAGAGATATATCCCTGCGACTGAATCAGTACCATTGAAGTCTACCAAATGCAATCGCTGTAAACAAATTGGGCATAACAGAACAACTTGCTTGTCTTCTCCAGCACCCCATCCATATTTCAAGAAACACGCTGAAAAATACTCCAATGTTCAATAATCCTTGGTAAACAAATTCATTTTAAAGGAAGATAGATATTCTAAATTTAAACTTTCATTATTGAATGATATATTTGAAATGTGATTGTTTtcatagaaataaaaaaaataaactctTGGATTGAAAAATACTCTTTTATATATTGCTTGAAGTACAAACCACTAATTTTTGTTGGTGGCTTACAGGTTTGGTTGCATTCTAAAAAAGTACGCAATGACTTCAGTGAGAACAAACTGTAAGTGAAATACATATCGttaacacacacacaaaaaatatatatataataaaaaaactaCACTTTTCTGCATGAAGTATTCATACTGCAGGACAAAAATTTCAGCATttttagtatgaagttttagaaaatgaactaaataacttcaacatattCTCTCTGAAGTTTCGAAAAAAATCATTACAAAAATTACAGACTGctggacaaaacttcagcatgttttgtgtGAAGTTTTAGGAAATGAACAAAAAACTTTCCGCGTGGATAAGTCTGACTCTTAAAAGATGTAGTTACAACCTTATATATGCCTATTAACGTGAAATATTTACAAAAAAACTTCAGCCTATAAAGTGTGACTATCAAAAGTTATAAACTTTATATCAAAAAGGTTCAAGTTTCTAACTTATATATGCTAACTTCAGCTTATAAGGCATGAAGTTTTAGGCGTACTATATTATTACATTAAAATGAGAATGCAGCCttcaaaattgaaaaaaattataCACAAAAACGAAACAAGATTTTCATTTATATAACATAATACAACATAAACATTAACAAAAGACCACCATCATCAGAACATTAACAAAACAAAAGAAGAGCCATAAAAAACATTAATAAAAACACAGAAAGGGATTACAAAAACTATGCATCACCACCATCATCATAACAGTACTCCTCAATTTCTTGATATATCTCATTATCATTCGAATCAGAGATAATTATAGGATACTCATGCAAAAGACCACTAAGTCTAATGAGATCACACTTCAACTTGTTGAATTGATCACACAACTGATTTTGTTCAATTATTACTCTGTCCATAAGATAAGGAAGACTCTTCAAGCTATTTTGCAACTTGGCATAGTCGTCCCAGATGGAAAACTTAAAACAATTAAACTGCTGGACAACCTTGTCGAACGAGGCTGAATAACCTTCACAACTGCGTTCGAGGTTCAGCCTGTTCTGGAATGATTCATCGGCAAAAAACTATGGCCCGATTCTTTCCCAATCAGCCTTTATTTGATCCCACGTCTGCATAAGATTAGCCATTGGTACATTACTATTCCAATCAGACTTTAAGCTCTCCCACTTCTGCATAAGTTCTTCCATTGTAAGCTTCCTACTTCCGCTAGCACCAgacattattttttaaaaaagctAAAAGGCTAAGGATGAATATAAATTTAAAGAAATATGATAGAAGTCTATGGATGACTATGAAATTTTCAAGTAAAGAGATTGTTAGTATAGCCAAAGAGTGCACCTAATCAATTTAATATCTATAAATGCAAAGGTAACTTCTCACGTCTGTTTACTATTTTACGTTCAGAGAAATTGAATGTAACAAGATAAGTAGGTGGTAAAAGACAACAAGTAGATGGTAAATGCAAAAAAAAATGTAACTTCAGCCTAATAAGTCCACAGTTTTTCTATAGTAAAAAAATAACTTCAGCCCGAAAAGTAACTTTTCAGGTCATTTACTATATGGTCAGACAAATTTAAATGTAAGATGTAGTAGGTGGTAAAAGACAAAAAGTAGTTAGTAAATGCAAAAAAGATAAGTTTCAAGTTAAaaaataccaaaacatgctgaagttttgtcctgcagtctATAGTTTAACAATGAGTTTTCCCTAAAGACTTCAGAACAAaaatgctgaagttatttagttcaatTGCTACAACTTCAGACTGTTGTCTCCTACAGTACGTAATTTTCTATTGAGTTTGTACCTAATTTCAAACTTATACTTGCTAAAGCTTTTTTGTTCATTTCCTAACACTTCACACTAAACATGTTGAAGGTAAAACCTCATGCTAATATAGCTtgaagttgtttcacattgaagctaaaacttcaagCTAGTgaatgttgaagttatttagttcatttgctaaaacttcataccaaaacatgttgAAGTTTTGTCCTACAGTCAACACTTTTGttatgagttttatccgaaacttcagcctaaacaagcagaagttatttagttcatttgctaaaacttcagcctaAGCATGCTGAAGTTTCACAAAAATATACTTAAGTTCATGATAAAAGAGACAAAAGTATTTGATACAAACATGTTGAAGTTTTGTCCTATAGTCAGAACTTTTGTTatgaattttatccgaaacttcaacCTAAACAAGcagaagttatttagttcattttctAAAAATTCAGCCTAAGCATGCTGAAGTTTCACAAAAACATACTTAAGTTCATGATAAAAGAGACAAAAGTATTTGATACAAACATGTTGAAGTTTTGTCCTACAGTCAACGCTTTTGttatgagttttatccgaaacatCAGCCTAAACAAGcagaagttatttagttcatttgctaaaactttagcCTAAGCATGCTGAAGTTTCACAAAAACATACTTAAGTTCATGATAAAAGAGACAAAagtatttgatacaaatatgttGAAGTTTTGTCCTACAATCAACACTTTTGTTATAAGTTTTATCCGAAATTTCAGCCTAAACAAGCAGAAGTTATTTAgatcatttgctaaaatttcagcctAAGCATGCTGAAGTTTCACAAAAATATACTTAAGTTCATAATAAAAGAGACAAAAGTATTTGATACAATCCAAGACAACCTCAGACTAATTAACGCAAATAGAACAAAAATTTAAAACTCCAATTAATGCAAAAATTTAATTCACAAAAATTAATGTATATTCACAAATCCAATTTTGTTTTTACTTACATCCttcaaaaaataacaaaaaaaattttatttttcatttacaTGTTATTCTCTATCGAACAAAATTCGCATAGAGTGTCTTCATATTCTCCATAGTCATGTCCTAGTTGCTCTTCTGGAGTTTCATAACCGCTAAATTATTTCCACTTTTCATGAGCCCAAAGATTTACAGCCAATTCTCTCCTCAATATCAACGCATCACTTTGattgaatttgaagacatcatctTGCTTCAACCGCAACTCAAGGAACTTAAGAgtaaatataccacaatcaacaCTACAAAAAGaacatgaaaaaaaaattgaagaataGTTAACACAATCACACAAAAGAAAAAACGATAAAGATAAGATGCATGGTAAACATATGTCAAACATGTACTTGTTATCCTGTAGGGGTGTGTTCATCCACTTAATCGCAAATTTTTCCACATGATTTTCCCCAtaacttttattgtgtgtggCAAAGTTCAAGCATTTGAGATAGTGTGGGATCAACCGggcataattttgtatatgttcaagCGCACGCTCATATGGTGTATTACTCATGGAATcatacatatatatagttttttttTCAAAGTGCAGAATTCCAAGAAAGTAGTGCGTAGATGACTGGCGACCACTTGGCTTAAGTCGAAATGGAAAGAATATTTTTTCGGCAGATGCCCATGTGATACCACATGAAAGGTCAATGCCTTTTACGTAGTTGGCCACCTTTTCAGTAGTTGATTCTTCAATAAACCAGGTAAACTCGGTAAGTTCCTCAATctccacttcttcttcttttccataATCCCCAGCTTCTTGTTTTTTGACCGCCCGCTTTCTCTTTGATTTGCTCTTTTTCCCTTTCCATTTTTTTTCTCCTCCATTCTCTTTTCCTTATTCTAATTTTCTCCTTCTGTTCATCTAAAGGATGAACACTAGCCAAGTTAGTAATATACTGATCAAAAAGTAAATTTGTTACTGCACATTTTGATTTTGAATAACTTGGAAGGTGATAACAATATTTTTTGCGCAACAAATATACGTCCACTTCAATATGCTGCAAATgaacaacaacaaaagaaaatatgTGAACTTAAGCACAATATAATTCATAGTAAAAAATAAGATTAGCTAATGAaataaaaaacttcagcatgttcactgcatgacaaaaacttaagcattgtcacgacccaaaattcattaaaggtcgtgatggcgccggacaccactgtcaggcaagccaacactaaatagttaattaaattcttattttaatatttttgaaatcgtaaattaaCTTCAATTTATCAAGTAAAAGAtgtatttacagaataaataacaatattttccaatttcaatactgaacattccataatcatcccagaacccggtgtcacaagtgcatgagtcttttctaggaatttaaaataaaatatagtaactgtccggaatataaatttggacaTGAAGGAaagtacaatactctgaaggagactctactggctgcagagcgtcgtatagaatgcaactcacctaagtccccgccataatcgcacCTCTgctcccacaaggccgctaaacatatgtgtacctgcacaaaaatgtgcaacaaatatagtatgagtacataaatcaacgcatacccagtaagtatcccgcctaaccccgaagaagtagtgacgaggggtcgatttcgatacttactatgggctataaataaatggaataatatcattaaattagacATGGATTAATTAATACGGTTTCAAGCCCATTATTCTAAAGTAAGTAAACGGTTCTTTCATAATTAAGATATCTCCAAAttttatctcccattatttaacgattatatctccggccaatgaagccatatcaaattatcagtttatctcagaccagggaggcaatatcgttatttataaatttcaaggcaagcaatacaaggatgcgcaaatcatgccgaggtcgtacgtcccgttccaataattatttaaattgtgcactgtcagagggtcgaatggcgcgaaccatagtcTATTTAATCTAACGAGGCGTTCGGCCTGTTAcacaaaagataacacattcaaataatcaatcaagaatCCATCAAGGGGTAATTATCCAAGGAAaaggcaatttctcttttaaaagtcaagaaaatgatgtctagccttttagaaatttataaacaaagttcgatatgatttaagcattttaaattgacaacaagattgcaaatattacaagtaaagcatgcttttggttcctagactacccgaacttaagcataatagtagctacgcacggactctcatcacctcgtacgtacgtagcccccccacaAATAAGATCACACATTGATTTATTtaacctatggggtaaattccctcttacaaggttagaaaggagacttacctcgctctgaagttccataactagattccgagcccttcaaacaacttgaatcgatgcacaacgccccaaaactagccaataattatggaaacccattaatatatactcaaacactcaatataatccaatttataacaatttctaaccccgatcggaAAGTCAAAAAAAATCaccttcgggcccacgtgcccggatttcaaaaattttcgaagataaactttacccataacctcacgaactcaaatatatagtttattctcaattccatgcccaaattcggggtcaaaatccaaaataccaaattctaagttttctatcaaaaatcccacaatttatactaatttccatgtttaaatccttatactaACCATGTAGTTAACTTAtaattgggggggggggatcacttaccttgagttgcttgctgaaactctccccttgaagctcttcaaaatcgcccaaaccaaatgaaaaggggagaaaaatggccaaaaccccgcttaaaagcattctgcccagcccGAACTTCGTACCTgtggtgccttggccgcatctg
The DNA window shown above is from Nicotiana tomentosiformis chromosome 8, ASM39032v3, whole genome shotgun sequence and carries:
- the LOC104085719 gene encoding uncharacterized protein, with the protein product MRKAIEVRHELVFLSDRNQSIANGIRKIYPEARHDIFLYHFEKNLKQRHAKSTVINLFQSAARSYRREDFNQLMSQIKSVYKKIYNYIMEEPPERWARSWFPRRRYDMLTTNMVESMNPVLLKAREMPVLRMETWFKIYEGHVNTVGDQNSWNIPQNVESEIRKSPDVEILQGRRQKKRYIPATESVPLKSTKCNRCKQIGHNRTTCLSSPAPHPYFKKHAEKYSNVQ